In one window of Cynocephalus volans isolate mCynVol1 chromosome 6, mCynVol1.pri, whole genome shotgun sequence DNA:
- the NHERF2 gene encoding Na(+)/H(+) exchange regulatory cofactor NHE-RF2 isoform X2: MGLAPPFGGREGIVSGDSAPGYTSWSGCNCSTADPSSDDRGHPPDRDGAAICARALEAVQLWALCPFSPSPCRHPVWRASGAESEWGDYMDVNGPPRELRPRLCHLRKGPQGYGFNLHSDKSRPGQYIRSVDPGSPAASSGLRAQDRLIEVNGQNVEGLRHAEVVASIKARDNEARLLVVDPETDEHFKRLQVTPTVEHVEGPLPSPVTNGTSPIQLNGGSACSSRSDLPGSDKDAEDGNGWKRDPFQESGLHLSPTAAEAKEKARATRVNKRAPQMDWNRKREIFSNF, encoded by the exons ATGGGGTTGGCCCCTCCCTTTGGGGGCCGTGAGGGCATAGTCAGCGGTGACTCAGCCCCAGGCTACACCAGCTGGAGTGGCTGCAACTGCAGTACAGCTGATCCTAGCAGTGACGACAGAGGACATCCCCCAGACAGAGATGGGGCAGCTATCTGCGCCAGGGCCTTGGAAGCGGTACAGCTCTGGGCGCTCTGCCCCTTTTCCCCCAGTCCATGCCGCCACCCCGTCTGGAGAGCCTCAGGGGCTGAGAGTGAGTGGGGTGACTACATG GATGTCAATGGGCCCCCACGGGAGCTGCGCCCTCGGCTCTGCCACCTGCGAAAAGGACCCCAGGGCTATGGCTTCAACCTGCACAGTGACAAGTCCCGGCCTGGCCAGTACATCCGCTCTGTGGACCCGGGCTCACCTGCTGCCAGTTCTGGCCTCCGTGCCCAGGACCGGCTCATTGAG GTGAATGGGCAGAATGTGGAGGGATTGCGCCATGCTGAGGTTGTTGCCAGCATCAAGGCGAGAGACAATGAGGCGCGGCTGCTCGTGGTGGACCCTGAGACGGACGAGCACTTCAAGCGGCTGCAGGTCACACCCACCGTGGAGCACGTGGAAG GTCCACTGCCATCACCTGTCACCAACGGGACCAGTCCTATCCAG CTCAATGGTGGTTCAGCATGCTCATCCCGAAGTGACCTGCCCGGCTCGGACAAGGATGCCGAG GATGGCAATGGCTGGAAGCGAGACCCCTTCCAGGAGAGTGGCCTCCACTTGAGCCCCACCGCGGCCGAGGCTAAGGAGAAAGCTCGAGCCACACGGGTCAACAAGCGGGCGCCGCAGATGGACTGGAACCGCAAGCGTGAGATCTTCAGCAACTTCTGA
- the NHERF2 gene encoding Na(+)/H(+) exchange regulatory cofactor NHE-RF2 isoform X1, with product MATPEPPRPRLCRLVRGEQGYGFHLHGEKGRRGQFVRRVEPGSPAEAAALRAGDRLVEVNGVNVEGETHHQVVQRIKAVEGQTQLLVVDKETDEELRRRQLTCTEEMAQRGLPPAHDPWEPKLDWACAGSVSSDPGQKDVNGPPRELRPRLCHLRKGPQGYGFNLHSDKSRPGQYIRSVDPGSPAASSGLRAQDRLIEVNGQNVEGLRHAEVVASIKARDNEARLLVVDPETDEHFKRLQVTPTVEHVEGPLPSPVTNGTSPIQLNGGSACSSRSDLPGSDKDAEDGNGWKRDPFQESGLHLSPTAAEAKEKARATRVNKRAPQMDWNRKREIFSNF from the exons ATGGCCACCCCCGAGCCGCCGCGGCCCCGTCTGTGCCGCCTGGTGCGCGGCGAGCAGGGTTACGGCTTCCACCTGCACGGCGAGAAGGGCCGCCGCGGCCAGTTCGTCCGGCGCGTGGAGCCCGGCTCCCCCGCCGAGGCGGCCGCGCTGCGCGCCGGGGACCGCCTGGTCGAGGTCAACGGCGTCAACGTAGAGGGCGAGACGCACCACCAG GTGGTGCAGAGGATCAAGGCTGTGGAAGGGCAGactcagctgctggtggtggaCAAGGAGACGGATGAGGAGCTGCGCCGGCGGCAGTTGACCTGCACCGAGGAGATGGCCCAGCGAGGGCTTCCGCCTGCCCACGACCCCTGGGAGCCCAAGCTGGACTGGGCATGTGCAGGCAGTGTCAGCTCTGACCCTGGCCAGAAG GATGTCAATGGGCCCCCACGGGAGCTGCGCCCTCGGCTCTGCCACCTGCGAAAAGGACCCCAGGGCTATGGCTTCAACCTGCACAGTGACAAGTCCCGGCCTGGCCAGTACATCCGCTCTGTGGACCCGGGCTCACCTGCTGCCAGTTCTGGCCTCCGTGCCCAGGACCGGCTCATTGAG GTGAATGGGCAGAATGTGGAGGGATTGCGCCATGCTGAGGTTGTTGCCAGCATCAAGGCGAGAGACAATGAGGCGCGGCTGCTCGTGGTGGACCCTGAGACGGACGAGCACTTCAAGCGGCTGCAGGTCACACCCACCGTGGAGCACGTGGAAG GTCCACTGCCATCACCTGTCACCAACGGGACCAGTCCTATCCAG CTCAATGGTGGTTCAGCATGCTCATCCCGAAGTGACCTGCCCGGCTCGGACAAGGATGCCGAG GATGGCAATGGCTGGAAGCGAGACCCCTTCCAGGAGAGTGGCCTCCACTTGAGCCCCACCGCGGCCGAGGCTAAGGAGAAAGCTCGAGCCACACGGGTCAACAAGCGGGCGCCGCAGATGGACTGGAACCGCAAGCGTGAGATCTTCAGCAACTTCTGA
- the NHERF2 gene encoding Na(+)/H(+) exchange regulatory cofactor NHE-RF2 isoform X3: MLMAHLGSAAPSALALAPGAPPRSPSWGFVQDVNGPPRELRPRLCHLRKGPQGYGFNLHSDKSRPGQYIRSVDPGSPAASSGLRAQDRLIEVNGQNVEGLRHAEVVASIKARDNEARLLVVDPETDEHFKRLQVTPTVEHVEGPLPSPVTNGTSPIQLNGGSACSSRSDLPGSDKDAEDGNGWKRDPFQESGLHLSPTAAEAKEKARATRVNKRAPQMDWNRKREIFSNF, translated from the exons ATGCTCATGGCCCACCTGGGGAGCGCCGCGCCATccgccctggccctggccccagGAGCCCCTCCACGGAGCCCATCCTGGGGCTTTGTGCAG GATGTCAATGGGCCCCCACGGGAGCTGCGCCCTCGGCTCTGCCACCTGCGAAAAGGACCCCAGGGCTATGGCTTCAACCTGCACAGTGACAAGTCCCGGCCTGGCCAGTACATCCGCTCTGTGGACCCGGGCTCACCTGCTGCCAGTTCTGGCCTCCGTGCCCAGGACCGGCTCATTGAG GTGAATGGGCAGAATGTGGAGGGATTGCGCCATGCTGAGGTTGTTGCCAGCATCAAGGCGAGAGACAATGAGGCGCGGCTGCTCGTGGTGGACCCTGAGACGGACGAGCACTTCAAGCGGCTGCAGGTCACACCCACCGTGGAGCACGTGGAAG GTCCACTGCCATCACCTGTCACCAACGGGACCAGTCCTATCCAG CTCAATGGTGGTTCAGCATGCTCATCCCGAAGTGACCTGCCCGGCTCGGACAAGGATGCCGAG GATGGCAATGGCTGGAAGCGAGACCCCTTCCAGGAGAGTGGCCTCCACTTGAGCCCCACCGCGGCCGAGGCTAAGGAGAAAGCTCGAGCCACACGGGTCAACAAGCGGGCGCCGCAGATGGACTGGAACCGCAAGCGTGAGATCTTCAGCAACTTCTGA